A window of the Nocardia sp. NBC_01329 genome harbors these coding sequences:
- the nusB gene encoding transcription antitermination factor NusB, whose amino-acid sequence MADQPADKKSAYKKLGARHKARRRAVDLLFEAEARDVDPADLADERIELAARDQGVAPVHTYTRTLVDGIAEELDRVDGTIESYLHDWTLPRLPAVDRAILRVAVWELLYAPDVPPIVAVDEAVELAKELSTDDSPGFVNGVLGQVVQVAPQIRAAAAAAGRPAETDPGD is encoded by the coding sequence GTGGCAGACCAGCCCGCGGACAAGAAATCCGCCTACAAGAAGCTCGGCGCTCGCCACAAGGCGCGCCGCCGGGCGGTGGACCTGCTCTTCGAGGCCGAGGCCCGCGATGTCGATCCCGCGGACCTTGCCGACGAGCGGATCGAGCTCGCCGCCCGCGACCAGGGCGTGGCTCCGGTACACACCTACACCCGCACTCTGGTGGACGGTATCGCCGAGGAACTCGACCGGGTCGACGGGACGATCGAGTCCTATCTGCACGATTGGACACTGCCCCGGTTGCCCGCGGTCGATCGCGCCATCCTGCGGGTCGCGGTATGGGAACTGCTGTACGCCCCCGACGTTCCGCCGATCGTCGCGGTGGACGAGGCGGTGGAGCTGGCCAAGGAGTTGTCCACCGATGATTCCCCGGGGTTCGTGAACGGGGTGCTGGGTCAGGTCGTGCAGGTGGCCCCGCAGATCCGCGCAGCCGCAGCGGCCGCCGGTCGGCCCGCCGAAACCGATCCGGGGGACTGA
- a CDS encoding YciI family protein codes for MRKYLVLAIRTPAYDQAVVEPHRRFLAELRARDMLQESGPFTDGSGGAYLVLADSLEAAETVVYTDPLHTTGSSKITVHEWEITG; via the coding sequence ATGCGTAAGTATTTGGTGCTGGCGATCCGCACCCCGGCCTACGATCAGGCGGTGGTCGAACCGCATCGCCGCTTCCTCGCCGAGTTGCGCGCCCGGGACATGCTGCAGGAATCCGGTCCGTTCACCGACGGAAGCGGCGGCGCCTATCTGGTGCTGGCCGATTCGCTGGAGGCCGCCGAGACGGTGGTGTACACCGATCCGCTGCACACCACCGGTTCCTCGAAGATCACGGTCCACGAATGGGAGATCACCGGCTGA
- a CDS encoding DUF4334 domain-containing protein — protein MTENTGVALPEGGCTAAEAWEIFDRLPAAPVAEVTTGRWRGEELLTGHPMDGVLSESGWYGKQFDAPDQVHPLLFTDARGTVFAVDPRRVPLSLAGKIPAHWLRPVRSNLRALAPLLRTRKATARLRDIEYRGVVSAAMVYDHLPIIDHFRRLDEDTLLGVMDMRGLAEPYFFVLKR, from the coding sequence ATGACCGAGAACACGGGCGTCGCCCTACCCGAGGGTGGGTGCACCGCCGCGGAGGCCTGGGAAATCTTCGACCGGCTGCCGGCCGCGCCGGTGGCGGAGGTGACCACCGGGCGCTGGCGCGGGGAGGAACTGCTCACCGGTCATCCGATGGACGGCGTGCTGTCCGAATCCGGTTGGTACGGCAAACAGTTCGATGCCCCGGACCAGGTGCATCCGCTGCTGTTCACCGACGCGCGGGGCACGGTGTTCGCGGTGGATCCGCGCCGGGTCCCGCTGTCGCTGGCCGGAAAGATCCCGGCGCACTGGTTACGTCCGGTCCGCAGCAATTTGCGGGCGCTCGCTCCGCTGCTGCGAACCCGCAAGGCAACGGCGCGGTTGCGCGATATCGAGTATCGCGGAGTGGTGAGCGCTGCCATGGTCTACGACCATCTGCCGATCATCGACCATTTCCGCCGCCTCGACGAGGACACCCTGCTCGGTGTCATGGATATGCGCGGGCTGGCCGAGCCGTATTTTTTCGTCCTGAAGCGCTGA
- a CDS encoding quinone oxidoreductase family protein, with product MQAIVMTGIGGPEVLVPREVPAPRPGAGEVLIRVEAIPVLYPETQLRSGAFPMASPPPVVFGFQAAGEVIAVGEGVGAEYLGRRVVADTAGVGAYAESVCVRAESTTPIPADVSAADAAAVAMSGSVALALLEAAALTGTETVLIEAGATGVGSYLVQLAREFGAARVIATTGGPDKARHAMELGADEVVDHRPEHWSGELKTGPDGAVDIVFDSLGGASAYALLDVMTPGSGRMLSYGWLSGEPARVSAADLIPRGLTLTGCAGPAFHARVGRARDAILDRIPTLAPPVEAILPLARAAEAHERVESRVPLGKIILRPDHTQQ from the coding sequence ATGCAGGCAATCGTAATGACGGGTATCGGCGGACCCGAGGTACTGGTCCCGCGAGAGGTCCCGGCGCCCCGACCGGGCGCGGGTGAAGTGCTGATCCGAGTGGAAGCGATCCCTGTCCTCTATCCCGAGACCCAGTTGCGATCCGGCGCCTTCCCGATGGCCTCGCCACCACCGGTGGTGTTCGGCTTCCAAGCCGCCGGGGAAGTGATCGCTGTGGGCGAAGGCGTGGGCGCCGAATACCTGGGCCGCCGAGTGGTGGCCGACACCGCCGGGGTGGGTGCGTATGCCGAATCGGTCTGCGTGCGAGCGGAATCGACGACACCGATACCGGCGGACGTATCGGCCGCCGACGCGGCAGCAGTCGCGATGAGCGGTTCGGTCGCGCTGGCGTTGCTGGAAGCCGCGGCACTGACCGGCACCGAGACAGTCCTGATCGAGGCGGGCGCCACCGGGGTGGGCAGCTATCTGGTCCAGCTGGCCCGGGAATTCGGCGCCGCGCGGGTGATCGCCACGACAGGCGGCCCGGACAAGGCTCGACACGCGATGGAACTGGGCGCCGACGAGGTGGTCGACCACCGCCCGGAGCACTGGTCCGGGGAATTGAAAACCGGCCCGGACGGTGCTGTCGATATCGTCTTCGACTCCCTCGGCGGTGCCTCGGCATACGCGCTGCTCGACGTCATGACCCCCGGATCCGGGCGAATGCTCAGCTACGGCTGGCTCTCCGGAGAGCCAGCCCGAGTCTCGGCAGCGGACCTGATCCCACGCGGGCTCACGCTGACCGGATGCGCGGGCCCGGCCTTCCACGCACGGGTGGGCCGGGCACGCGACGCGATACTCGACCGGATACCGACGCTGGCGCCGCCGGTGGAGGCGATCCTGCCGCTCGCCCGGGCCGCCGAGGCACACGAGCGGGTGGAATCCCGGGTACCACTGGGCAAAATCATCCTGCGGCCCGACCACACACAGCAGTGA
- a CDS encoding TetR/AcrR family transcriptional regulator encodes MAPKERADAARNRRAILDATAALLAEHGADAVTMDRVAAAAGVGKGTIFHRFGSRAGLLHELVAESAVALMTAVAEGPPPLGPGAPAADRLPAFFAAMARLVIDNLALMEVYRSVPPHPRTGEFHIFWRAHITALLREARPDLDAETVGRLLLDSLAGRTVPDMVRSGSTERLLAAVDQQVRAVLNAP; translated from the coding sequence ATGGCTCCGAAAGAACGTGCGGACGCCGCGCGCAACCGGCGCGCCATCCTGGATGCGACCGCGGCGCTGCTTGCCGAGCACGGCGCCGACGCCGTCACGATGGACCGCGTCGCCGCGGCGGCGGGAGTGGGAAAGGGGACGATCTTCCATCGCTTCGGGAGCCGGGCCGGTCTCCTGCACGAACTGGTGGCCGAGAGTGCGGTCGCCTTGATGACGGCTGTTGCAGAGGGTCCGCCGCCGTTGGGACCCGGTGCGCCGGCTGCGGACCGGTTACCCGCCTTCTTCGCCGCCATGGCTCGACTGGTGATCGACAACCTGGCGCTGATGGAGGTCTACCGATCGGTTCCACCGCACCCACGCACCGGGGAATTCCACATTTTCTGGCGTGCGCACATCACCGCACTGCTCCGTGAAGCGCGCCCCGATCTCGACGCGGAGACGGTCGGCCGCCTACTGCTCGACAGTCTGGCCGGTCGGACCGTTCCCGATATGGTCCGATCGGGATCGACCGAACGGTTGCTGGCGGCGGTCGATCAGCAGGTGCGTGCGGTGCTGAACGCACCGTAG
- a CDS encoding alpha-ketoglutarate-dependent dioxygenase AlkB, which yields MALQGSLFDGFGEAGLAPLTGVERTRLEHGAWVDLRPGWLRGADDLFDRLAATVPWHAERRPMYDRIVDVPRLLCFYGEAEPLPDPVLAEARESLSEHYGPELGEPLRTAGLCYYRDGRDSVAWHGDTIGRGATHDTVVAILTLGAPRPLLLRPRTGGPSLRFHPGHGDLFVMGGSCQRTWEHAVPKSRRATGPRISIQFRPRNVR from the coding sequence ATGGCCTTGCAGGGATCACTGTTCGACGGATTCGGTGAGGCAGGACTCGCCCCACTCACCGGCGTCGAACGCACCCGCCTCGAACACGGCGCCTGGGTCGATCTCCGCCCGGGCTGGCTGCGCGGCGCCGATGATCTGTTCGACCGGCTGGCCGCGACCGTCCCTTGGCATGCCGAGAGGCGACCCATGTACGACCGGATCGTCGATGTTCCGCGCTTGCTCTGCTTCTACGGCGAAGCCGAACCGCTACCCGACCCGGTCCTGGCCGAGGCCCGCGAATCCCTCAGCGAGCACTACGGACCTGAACTCGGCGAGCCGTTGCGCACCGCAGGGCTCTGCTACTACCGCGACGGCCGCGACAGCGTGGCCTGGCACGGCGACACCATCGGACGCGGCGCCACGCACGATACTGTGGTCGCCATTCTCACGCTGGGTGCGCCACGTCCGCTCCTGCTGCGGCCCCGGACCGGCGGGCCGAGCTTGCGCTTTCACCCGGGCCACGGTGATCTCTTCGTCATGGGTGGATCCTGCCAGCGCACCTGGGAGCACGCCGTGCCCAAGAGCCGCCGGGCGACCGGCCCGCGGATCAGCATCCAGTTCCGGCCGCGCAATGTGCGCTGA
- a CDS encoding TetR/AcrR family transcriptional regulator has translation MEWCQVVRTNPERRQALLDASIEVLAREGARGLTFRAVDREAEVPAGTASNYFTNRDDLLVQTGHRYYERLIPDETTMAKLHGPRTRETVAALMTEVVGRVTHFRTGYLALLELRLEATRRPELQTLLTERVRADLDFNIHNHLENEMPGDENTVLLLFLALNWLTLERLTLPGVFTEARADELVRIAVERAIPASEPVTEGR, from the coding sequence ATGGAGTGGTGTCAAGTGGTCCGCACGAATCCTGAACGCCGGCAGGCATTACTGGATGCATCGATCGAGGTTCTGGCGCGCGAAGGAGCCCGCGGATTGACCTTCCGCGCAGTGGACCGGGAGGCCGAGGTTCCCGCCGGGACCGCCTCCAACTACTTCACCAATCGCGACGACCTACTCGTCCAGACCGGCCACCGGTACTACGAGCGATTGATTCCCGACGAAACGACCATGGCGAAACTGCACGGACCGCGCACCCGCGAGACCGTCGCCGCGTTGATGACCGAGGTCGTCGGTCGCGTCACCCACTTCCGCACCGGATATCTCGCCCTCCTCGAACTCCGGCTGGAAGCCACCCGGCGACCCGAACTCCAGACCCTGCTCACCGAGCGGGTACGTGCCGACCTCGACTTCAATATCCACAATCATCTGGAGAACGAGATGCCGGGCGACGAGAACACCGTCCTCCTACTGTTCCTCGCCCTGAACTGGCTCACCCTCGAACGGCTCACCCTGCCCGGGGTTTTCACCGAGGCCCGCGCCGACGAACTGGTCCGAATCGCAGTGGAACGCGCGATCCCCGCCAGCGAACCGGTTACCGAAGGCCGCTGA
- a CDS encoding alpha/beta hydrolase — protein MRDVKIWSEEFGAVADTPILLIMGSMSQGILWPDEFIGRLVVGGRRVIRYDHRDTGLSGTVDFAVEPYTWEAVKNDVYRVLDAHGLESAHLVGHSAGGLLAQFVAVERPERVRSLTVVGSSPLGGGEGRVLMRALTGQPQPAGSLPEPAPEFLSFYRALMAAPPPEDRRARIDGMIAEQRVLHGTGLPFDEEAARRLQERIHDRARDLSAVANHRLAAAADPDFEPVEVLHRVQAPTLVVEGSHELVKPGHGALIAERIAGARLTIVAGMGHTLPPEVHEELAAAVLAHTAE, from the coding sequence ATGCGTGATGTAAAGATCTGGAGTGAAGAGTTCGGCGCCGTCGCGGATACGCCGATCCTGTTGATCATGGGGTCGATGTCGCAGGGCATCCTGTGGCCGGACGAGTTCATCGGCCGCCTCGTGGTCGGCGGCCGCCGGGTGATCCGGTACGACCACCGGGACACCGGGCTGTCGGGCACCGTCGATTTCGCGGTAGAGCCGTACACCTGGGAGGCCGTCAAGAACGACGTGTACCGCGTACTGGATGCCCACGGTCTGGAGAGTGCGCACCTGGTGGGACATTCGGCCGGCGGACTGCTCGCCCAATTCGTCGCGGTGGAGCGGCCGGAACGGGTGCGCTCGCTGACCGTCGTCGGTTCTTCGCCGCTCGGCGGCGGGGAAGGTCGAGTGCTCATGCGTGCCCTGACAGGTCAGCCGCAGCCCGCCGGGAGTCTGCCCGAGCCGGCGCCGGAGTTCCTATCCTTCTATCGTGCGCTGATGGCCGCCCCGCCACCGGAGGACCGCCGTGCCCGGATCGACGGCATGATCGCCGAACAGCGCGTACTACACGGCACCGGGCTGCCGTTCGACGAGGAAGCCGCGCGCCGCTTACAAGAGCGGATCCATGACCGGGCCCGGGACTTGTCGGCGGTCGCCAACCACCGGCTGGCGGCTGCCGCTGATCCGGACTTCGAGCCGGTGGAAGTGTTGCACCGGGTACAAGCGCCCACGCTTGTCGTCGAGGGCAGCCACGAGCTTGTCAAGCCGGGCCACGGCGCGCTCATCGCCGAGCGCATTGCAGGTGCACGGCTGACGATCGTGGCGGGTATGGGACATACGCTGCCGCCGGAGGTCCACGAGGAACTGGCCGCCGCCGTCCTCGCGCATACGGCCGAATGA
- the pyrR gene encoding bifunctional pyr operon transcriptional regulator/uracil phosphoribosyltransferase PyrR: MAVPEERTPGAAEATPPPERHTPEWVGAGRELLSASDVGRTIARIAHQIIERTALDSGDLGTPRVVLIGIPTRGTTLAHRLTDKIEEFSGVRPALGSLDITLYRDDLRSKPHRPLERTSVPEGGIEDALVVLVDDVLFSGRTVRSALDALRDLGRPRTVQLAVLVDRGHRELPIRADFVGKNVPTARTEDVSVLLTEHDSRDGVFLHQGEGQ, from the coding sequence ATGGCCGTGCCCGAAGAACGGACACCTGGTGCTGCCGAGGCAACGCCACCCCCCGAGCGGCATACGCCGGAATGGGTGGGGGCAGGGCGCGAACTGCTGTCCGCCTCCGATGTCGGCCGCACGATCGCGCGGATCGCGCACCAGATCATCGAACGGACCGCTCTCGATTCGGGTGACCTCGGTACGCCACGGGTGGTTCTGATCGGTATCCCGACCCGCGGCACCACCCTCGCACATCGCCTAACCGACAAGATCGAGGAATTCTCCGGGGTCCGGCCCGCCCTCGGTTCGCTCGACATCACGCTCTATCGCGACGATCTGCGCAGCAAACCGCACCGTCCGCTGGAACGCACCTCGGTGCCGGAAGGCGGGATCGAGGACGCTCTGGTCGTGCTCGTCGACGATGTGCTCTTCTCCGGCCGCACCGTGCGCTCTGCCCTCGACGCCTTGCGGGACCTGGGCCGCCCGCGCACGGTCCAGCTCGCGGTGCTCGTCGATCGAGGTCACCGCGAACTGCCGATCCGCGCCGATTTCGTCGGTAAGAACGTGCCCACCGCGCGGACCGAGGACGTTTCGGTTCTGCTGACCGAACACGACAGTCGCGACGGTGTTTTCCTGCACCAAGGGGAGGGACAGTGA
- a CDS encoding aspartate carbamoyltransferase catalytic subunit has protein sequence MRHLLTVTDLDHDTATGLLDEAERFEQALLGREVHKLPTLRGRTVMTVFFENSTRTRVSFEVAGKWMSADVINVSASSSSVAKGESLRDTALTLHAAGADALIVRHPASGAPHQITRWFEDWSRRSGSAVPAVINAGDGTHQHPTQALLDALTLRQRLGDIAGKRVVIVGDILHSRVARSNAFLLSTLGAEVVLVAPRTLLPVGVEDWPVRVSVNLDSELPGADAVLMLRVQAERMNGGFFPSAREYSIHYGLSERRLALLDEHAVVLHPGPMLRGMEIASAVADSPRAAVLQQVTNGVHMRMAVLFRLLVGVQEAAA, from the coding sequence GTGAGACATCTGCTGACCGTGACCGATCTGGATCACGACACTGCCACCGGGCTGCTCGACGAGGCCGAACGTTTCGAACAGGCATTGCTGGGCCGTGAGGTGCACAAACTACCCACGCTGCGCGGCCGCACCGTAATGACCGTTTTCTTCGAGAACTCCACCCGCACCCGGGTCTCCTTCGAAGTCGCGGGCAAATGGATGAGTGCCGATGTGATCAATGTGAGCGCGAGCAGCTCTTCGGTCGCCAAGGGGGAATCGCTGCGCGATACCGCGCTCACGCTGCACGCCGCCGGGGCCGACGCGCTCATCGTGCGCCATCCCGCCTCGGGGGCGCCCCATCAGATCACCCGCTGGTTCGAGGACTGGTCGAGGCGCTCGGGTAGTGCGGTGCCCGCGGTGATCAACGCCGGTGACGGCACACATCAGCACCCCACCCAGGCATTGCTGGACGCGTTGACGCTACGGCAGCGGCTGGGCGATATCGCCGGGAAGCGGGTGGTGATCGTCGGGGATATCCTGCACAGCCGGGTGGCCCGGTCCAACGCCTTCCTGCTGTCCACGCTCGGCGCGGAGGTAGTGCTCGTGGCACCGCGGACGCTGTTGCCGGTGGGTGTCGAGGACTGGCCGGTGCGGGTCTCGGTAAATCTGGATTCCGAACTGCCCGGCGCAGACGCGGTACTCATGCTGCGGGTCCAGGCGGAACGGATGAACGGCGGATTCTTCCCGTCGGCCCGCGAGTACTCGATCCACTACGGCCTCTCGGAACGACGGCTGGCGCTGCTCGACGAGCATGCGGTGGTACTGCACCCGGGCCCGATGCTGCGCGGTATGGAGATCGCGTCCGCGGTGGCCGATTCACCCCGGGCCGCGGTATTGCAACAGGTGACGAACGGAGTCCATATGCGGATGGCGGTGCTGTTCCGCCTCCTGGTCGGAGTGCAGGAGGCCGCGGCGTGA
- a CDS encoding dihydroorotase, which produces MSDTVLITGVRPYGEGDPVDVLIAGGVIRQIGTGLQADDAELVDGTGQVLLPGFVDLHTHLREPGREDTETIESGSAAAALGGYTAVFAMANTSPVADTHVVTDHVWRRGQEVGLVDVYPVGAVTVGLAGAQLAEMGTMATGAGAVRMFSDDGHCVHDPLIMRRALEYARSLGVLIAQHAEEPRLTAGAVAHEGPVAARLGLAGWPRAAEESIVARDALLARDAGARVHICHASTAGTVELVKWAKAQGISITAEVTPHHLLLTDARLETYDAVNKVNPPLREGSDTQALRRALAEGTVDCVATDHAPHAEQDKCCEFAAARPGMLGLETALSVVVETMVRPGLLDWRGVARVMSERPAEIVGLDDHGRPIAAGEPANLVLVDPEATWTVEGYELASIASNTPYQAMTLPGRVTTTLLRGRITARDGVAAAPAGVRVGER; this is translated from the coding sequence GTGAGCGATACCGTGCTGATCACCGGGGTGCGTCCCTACGGGGAGGGCGACCCGGTCGATGTGCTGATCGCCGGTGGTGTGATCCGGCAGATCGGGACCGGCCTGCAGGCCGACGACGCCGAGCTCGTCGACGGCACCGGGCAGGTACTGCTGCCCGGATTCGTGGATCTGCACACCCACCTGCGGGAACCCGGCCGCGAGGACACCGAGACCATCGAGTCCGGATCCGCCGCCGCCGCGCTCGGCGGTTACACCGCGGTCTTCGCGATGGCCAATACCTCACCGGTCGCCGATACCCACGTGGTCACCGATCACGTGTGGCGGCGCGGCCAGGAGGTCGGTCTGGTCGACGTGTACCCGGTGGGCGCGGTGACCGTGGGGCTGGCCGGCGCGCAGCTCGCCGAGATGGGCACCATGGCCACCGGCGCCGGTGCGGTGCGGATGTTCTCCGACGACGGCCACTGCGTGCACGACCCGCTGATCATGCGGCGCGCGCTGGAGTACGCCCGCTCGCTGGGTGTGCTCATCGCGCAGCACGCCGAGGAGCCCCGGTTGACCGCCGGCGCGGTCGCGCACGAGGGGCCGGTCGCGGCCCGGCTGGGTCTGGCGGGCTGGCCCCGGGCCGCGGAGGAATCCATCGTGGCCCGTGATGCGCTGCTGGCAAGGGACGCGGGCGCCCGGGTCCACATCTGCCACGCTTCCACAGCCGGAACCGTGGAATTGGTGAAATGGGCCAAAGCGCAAGGTATTTCGATCACGGCCGAGGTCACACCGCATCATCTGCTGTTGACGGACGCCCGCCTCGAAACCTATGACGCGGTCAACAAGGTGAACCCGCCGTTGCGCGAGGGTTCCGATACACAGGCGCTGCGGCGGGCACTGGCCGAGGGGACCGTGGACTGTGTCGCCACCGATCACGCACCGCACGCCGAACAGGACAAATGCTGCGAATTCGCCGCGGCCAGGCCCGGAATGCTGGGGCTGGAGACCGCGCTGTCGGTCGTGGTGGAAACCATGGTGCGGCCCGGCCTGCTGGATTGGCGCGGAGTGGCGCGGGTGATGAGCGAACGACCGGCCGAAATCGTCGGGCTCGACGACCACGGCCGCCCGATCGCCGCGGGCGAACCGGCCAACCTGGTGCTGGTCGACCCGGAAGCCACCTGGACGGTCGAGGGGTACGAACTCGCGAGTATCGCGAGCAACACCCCGTACCAGGCGATGACATTGCCGGGGCGGGTCACCACCACATTGCTGCGCGGCCGGATCACCGCCCGCGACGGTGTCGCTGCCGCACCCGCCGGCGTAAGAGTGGGAGAGCGCTGA
- a CDS encoding PH-like domain-containing protein, whose amino-acid sequence MERTLWVVGCVLLWALFVYLMYRGWRNRGTRQAERIGELPPVPDETGAQVLEPTSGLYLGSTIAPSWQDRIAVGDLGFRATAELTRFEHGILLERQGASAIWIPEESISVIRTERGHAGKVMSEGGVLVIRWTLPTGTEIDTGFRGDDKTVYPAWARATTGDDEK is encoded by the coding sequence ATGGAACGAACACTGTGGGTTGTCGGCTGCGTTCTGCTCTGGGCGCTGTTCGTCTACCTGATGTACCGGGGCTGGCGCAATCGCGGGACCCGGCAAGCCGAACGCATCGGCGAACTGCCGCCGGTGCCGGATGAGACCGGGGCACAGGTCCTGGAACCGACCAGCGGCCTCTACCTCGGCAGCACGATCGCCCCGAGCTGGCAGGACCGGATCGCGGTCGGGGATCTGGGTTTCCGCGCCACCGCGGAGCTCACCCGCTTCGAACACGGGATCCTGCTGGAACGACAGGGCGCGTCCGCGATCTGGATACCGGAGGAGTCCATCTCCGTGATCCGGACCGAACGCGGGCACGCGGGCAAGGTGATGAGCGAGGGCGGCGTGCTGGTGATCCGCTGGACGCTGCCGACCGGGACCGAGATCGACACCGGGTTCCGCGGCGACGACAAAACGGTGTATCCGGCCTGGGCTCGGGCAACGACGGGAGACGACGAGAAATGA
- the carA gene encoding glutamine-hydrolyzing carbamoyl-phosphate synthase small subunit: MTTTTAAALVLEDGRVFRGAAYGAVGQTLGEAVFCTAMTGYQETLTDPSYHRQIVVATAPQIGNTGWNDEDDESQRIWVAGYAVRDPARRASNWRATGTLPGRLEQQNIVGIAGIDTRAVVRHLRSRGSMKAGIFSGAALAETEELVGRVTGQQSMLGADLAGEVSTEQVYTIDPAGTPRFTVVAVDLGIKSNTPRMFAERGMRVHVVPSSASLDQILELKPDGAFLSNGPGDPATADGAVALTQGLLDKGLPLFGICFGNQILGRALGRGTYKMKFGHRGINIPVIEHETGRISITAQNHGFALEGEKGEQFDTPFGKAEVSHVCANDGVVEGVRLIDGRAFSVQYHPEAAAGPHDAAYLFDRFAGLMKGA, from the coding sequence ATGACGACGACAACGGCCGCAGCCCTGGTTCTGGAAGACGGACGGGTTTTCCGCGGTGCCGCCTACGGCGCGGTGGGCCAGACCCTCGGCGAAGCGGTGTTCTGCACCGCCATGACCGGGTATCAGGAAACTCTCACCGATCCGAGCTATCACCGGCAGATCGTGGTGGCCACAGCCCCGCAGATCGGTAATACCGGCTGGAACGACGAGGACGACGAATCGCAGCGGATCTGGGTCGCCGGGTACGCGGTCCGCGATCCCGCGCGCCGCGCCTCGAACTGGCGGGCCACCGGCACCCTGCCGGGCCGGTTGGAACAGCAGAACATCGTCGGGATCGCCGGGATCGACACCCGCGCGGTGGTCCGGCATCTGCGCAGCCGCGGTTCGATGAAGGCCGGGATCTTCTCCGGCGCGGCACTCGCGGAAACCGAGGAGCTGGTCGGGCGGGTGACCGGTCAGCAGTCCATGCTGGGCGCCGATCTCGCCGGCGAGGTGAGTACCGAGCAGGTGTACACGATCGACCCCGCGGGCACTCCGCGATTCACGGTGGTCGCGGTCGATCTCGGTATCAAATCCAACACCCCGCGAATGTTTGCCGAGCGCGGTATGCGAGTGCACGTGGTGCCGTCGTCGGCGAGCCTGGACCAGATCCTGGAACTGAAACCCGACGGCGCGTTCCTGTCCAACGGCCCGGGCGACCCGGCCACCGCCGACGGTGCCGTCGCGCTGACCCAGGGTCTGCTGGACAAGGGACTGCCGCTCTTCGGTATCTGCTTCGGCAACCAGATCCTGGGCCGGGCGCTGGGCCGCGGTACCTACAAGATGAAATTCGGGCACCGGGGCATCAATATCCCGGTGATCGAACACGAAACCGGCCGCATCTCCATCACCGCGCAGAACCACGGGTTCGCGCTGGAAGGGGAGAAGGGCGAGCAGTTCGACACCCCGTTCGGCAAAGCCGAAGTCAGCCATGTCTGCGCCAACGACGGCGTCGTGGAGGGGGTGCGCCTGATCGACGGCCGCGCCTTCTCCGTGCAATACCACCCGGAAGCGGCCGCCGGTCCCCATGACGCCGCGTACTTGTTCGACCGGTTCGCCGGTCTGATGAAGGGAGCCTGA